In Mytilus edulis chromosome 4, xbMytEdul2.2, whole genome shotgun sequence, the following proteins share a genomic window:
- the LOC139521859 gene encoding tripartite motif-containing protein 5-like: MDTPPKTLCGICDAQHVTKTADFWCPECDDGLCNECHSHHSFSKASRLHGVISIEDYRKLSPDISSIVHHCIEHEKKLQIYCPHHDQLCCLLCISTSHKDCTGMLPIDEMAKTSKSSGLLETLQKSLEDLKSNIDNVVKDRQSNLTKIREQRQNILAGIQNLRKKINSHFDKMEQEIEKELNTSVCDLKTKIEDLLHGLKEKQERIAVLQSNIKDLKNHASDLQTFIGSKQLEEKIEAEETYVQSLSEDDRLKQLSLKCTHNEGILNLLQSKTSFGSISIESSSPSVVVKLEKTKQAQIMSASVIPKSVDNVRATLLRKIQIPKGKSCECNITGCAIFPNGKFIFADCDNNKRLVIFNTDGSFDCEKAISGLTPFDVACIDDTTVAFTAWECSKIYIFDIKKKSIKTTIETKNDCYGIAYQDGKIYYANAEHLGVAQLEDNCTKSIVNFGNRKSFMLYVSCFCESIYLTEYEANSVCCYSDKSNKMWEFKDKTVLKSPYGVAVDRNGIVYVAFCERNCIVAVSPDGKKAVDFLSAADGIETPYKLFFDSKRDLLLVAGYDGKCSLYQIN; this comes from the coding sequence aTGGACACCCCACCAAAAACACTATGTGGGATATGTGATGCTCAGCATGTCACGAAAACTGCAGATTTCTGGTGTCCAGAGTGTGACGATGGTCTCTGTAATGAATGTCACAGCCATCACAGTTTTTCTAAAGCAAGTCGACTTCATGGCGTTATTTCGATAGAGGATTACAGAAAATTGTCCCCTGATATTTCAAGCATAGTCCACCACTGCATAGAACatgaaaaaaaacttcaaatataCTGTCCCCACCACGATCAACTCTGTTGTCTTTTGTGTATTTCAACAAGTCACAAGGATTGTACTGGAATGTTACCTATTGATGAAATGGCGAAAACTTCTAAATCAAGTGGTTTGTTAGAAACTTTGCAGAAATCATTAGAAGATCTAAAAAGCAACATTGATAATGTAGTAAAAGATAGGCAATCCAATCTGACCAAAATTAGAGAACAACGACAAAACATTCTCGCTGGCATTCAAAACCTACGCAAAAAAATCAACTCACATTTTGATAAAATGGAACAAGAGATCGAGAAAGAATTAAACACATCTGTGTGTGATTTGAAAACGAAAATTGAGGATCTGTTGCATGGACTTAAGGAGAAACAAGAAAGAATTGCAGTGTTACAAAGTAACATTAAAGATCTTAAGAATCACGCATCCGACTTACAAACTTTCATAGGAAGCAAACAGCTAGAGGAGAAAATTGAAGCAGAAGAGACATACGTTCAGTCATTATCGGAAGATGACCGTTTAAAACAGCTTTCCTTGAAATGTACTCATAATGAGGGGATTTTGAATTTACTCCAAAGCAAAACGTCATTTGGGTCAATATCGATAGAATCTAGTTCACCATCTGTTGTTGTTAAATTGGAGAAGACTAAACAAGCTCAGATAATGTCTGCTAGCGTTATTCCAAAATCAGTCGACAATGTCCGTGCCACATTATTGCGAAAAATTCAAATTCCAAAAGGGAAAAGTTGTGAGTGTAATATAACTGGTTGTGCTATTTTTCCAAACGGAAAATTTATTTTTGCAGACTGTGATAATAACAAACGACTGGTGATTTTCAATACTGATGGTTCTTTTGATTGTGAAAAAGCTATTTCAGGATTAACACCATTTGATGTGGCTTGCATTGATGACACAACAGTTGCCTTCACAGCATGGGAATGTTCCAAAATTTATATCTTTgatattaagaaaaaaagtataaaaaccACGATTGAAACAAAAAACGATTGCTATGGTATTGCATACCAGGACGGGAAAATATATTATGCAAATGCAGAGCATCTCGGAGTCGCACAACTTGAAGACAATTGTACGAAGTCCATTGTTAACTTTGGTAATAGGAAATCTTTTATGCTTTATGTGTCGTGTTTTTGTGAGTCGATATACTTAACAGAGTATGAAGCCAATTCAGTATGTTGCTACAGTGATAAAAGCAATAAAATGTGGGAATTTAAAGATAAAACAGTTCTTAAAAGTCCCTATGGTGTTGCTGTTGACAGAAATGGCATCGTGTATGTAGCATTCTGTGAACGCAATTGCATTGTTGCAGTATCTCCTGATGGGAAGAAAGCAGTAGATTTTCTTAGTGCTGCAGATGGCATTGAAACTCcgtacaaacttttttttgacAGTAAGAGGGATTTGTTACTGGTTGCGGGATATGATGGGAAATGTTCTTTGTATCAGATTAATTAA